One region of Coraliomargarita parva genomic DNA includes:
- a CDS encoding glycosyl hydrolase family 28-related protein produces MKIVKQAMLGVLYLCTSIAASAASNIAPMSWTPRSDWIDVTQSPYNAAGDGVTDDTVAIQDALDDIKGTTNAKATVYLPAGTYRITGSLSIAGSGTQLIGDGINTVIQWDGSAGGTMMNSVGVSRGSFIGIVWQGSPDGSSTHANRAAYGIDHHSPTIYETRVRHENEAFHNFTTAGIRSYGGTGSGPIPTAETMVWNCLFEDCAIGIYNGSDAYNSYQWIIEGSLFKNCGYGINTPRGKTVVFDCRFEGSTSVDISTTAGIAQRVRRCVSVGSEQFFEVIWGSSSGSQIIEDCHIDSWTNTDGAIIFKAQGAMIVTDCVFTNPPNTHEPIYMANNYNPSRILVGGNYCPTLTNLVKTQVDTTLYNLPLGARGSNLPSCEVEFLRNTWPADSSHILDVTQSPYNAAVNDTSTDSSAAIQDAIDDAVAANDGSIVYIPRGKYRIETTLDLSGSHYTLEGSGLRTTLLWYGSVGGNIMQIDDPEDVQIKQLSVLQVEGDGGSIPSDLTSVALKVTGSGASSLVIDGFYSKMYRYNNTGGIASNPLIPGIVMEDLPADALVFLGHNDAGLMIKDCGRATILAKYNMGGPIRMSGSDYGKTGFTGVVVNQSGSLHDFLNYDMLIDDNQDLVVGAWYEEQGYDHVLLKRGTGTAPGRVTIGGIKQHSYYGKVLDVDNYEGTFFYYGQAFSSPSEPHPVVQNGSNSLNLVLAGCTWGTYAPDLDLDIGANLIMLGNVQSNSPSYTTLTDYTPTGWEEPVSDGFDDLRELAWYDLALRYGMGNFLLNSSVEKDTVNPNPTTVLGDEPLYWGVGGESALGAGTRQVAVVSGGSPFGPGAQSMLFTDTTADTSGSRLDLRQYFGPFALTGDDGAVLTFDFRLNSSATQNDIWMRVITESNHTILSLHPMSNGTTGHLYGGGISPSLALDTWYRVQVVVDAPSAGTGCATLSLTPWAGTGPGTTLTYTISTYGSPLSSGFNRFYVNQVSPGQSASMNLDNVQLMIGDPLL; encoded by the coding sequence ATGAAAATAGTGAAACAAGCTATGCTGGGTGTGCTGTATCTCTGCACATCCATTGCAGCTTCTGCTGCGAGCAATATTGCCCCGATGAGTTGGACTCCACGCTCCGACTGGATCGATGTCACGCAATCGCCTTACAATGCGGCAGGCGATGGTGTGACCGATGATACGGTCGCGATTCAGGATGCGCTGGATGACATCAAAGGAACCACCAATGCCAAGGCCACCGTCTATCTGCCGGCGGGGACCTACCGGATTACCGGTTCGCTCTCGATTGCCGGCAGCGGGACTCAATTGATTGGTGACGGTATCAACACGGTCATCCAATGGGATGGCAGCGCCGGGGGCACCATGATGAATTCCGTCGGCGTGTCCCGTGGTAGCTTTATCGGGATCGTGTGGCAGGGGAGTCCGGATGGCAGCTCGACGCACGCGAACCGAGCCGCGTACGGAATCGACCACCATTCGCCCACCATCTATGAAACGCGTGTGCGTCATGAGAACGAGGCATTTCATAACTTCACCACGGCAGGTATTCGTAGCTACGGCGGTACCGGTTCAGGCCCGATTCCGACAGCCGAAACCATGGTGTGGAATTGCCTCTTTGAAGACTGTGCGATCGGGATCTATAATGGGAGTGATGCCTACAACAGCTATCAGTGGATCATCGAAGGGAGCCTTTTCAAGAACTGTGGCTATGGCATCAATACGCCCAGGGGGAAAACGGTCGTTTTCGATTGCCGGTTCGAAGGCTCGACGTCGGTGGATATCAGCACGACGGCAGGAATCGCCCAGCGTGTGCGCCGCTGCGTGTCGGTTGGGTCGGAGCAGTTCTTTGAAGTGATTTGGGGAAGTTCTTCCGGGAGCCAGATCATCGAGGATTGCCATATTGACAGTTGGACCAACACCGACGGTGCGATCATTTTCAAGGCGCAGGGCGCGATGATTGTGACGGATTGCGTTTTTACGAATCCGCCCAATACCCACGAGCCGATCTACATGGCCAATAATTATAACCCGAGTCGGATACTTGTCGGTGGTAACTATTGCCCGACATTGACCAACCTGGTCAAAACACAGGTGGATACGACGCTTTACAACCTGCCGCTTGGCGCGCGGGGCAGCAACCTGCCATCCTGCGAAGTGGAGTTCCTCCGGAATACCTGGCCGGCGGACAGCAGTCACATTCTTGATGTCACACAGTCGCCCTATAACGCGGCGGTCAATGATACGAGCACAGACTCCAGCGCAGCCATTCAAGATGCGATTGATGATGCGGTGGCTGCGAATGATGGCAGCATCGTTTATATCCCACGCGGCAAGTACCGCATCGAGACAACCCTCGATCTATCCGGCAGTCATTATACGCTAGAAGGTAGTGGCCTCCGTACCACGCTTCTTTGGTATGGGAGCGTCGGCGGCAACATCATGCAGATCGATGACCCTGAGGATGTTCAAATTAAGCAACTCAGTGTGCTACAGGTCGAAGGCGACGGTGGCAGTATTCCTTCGGATCTGACGAGTGTCGCGCTGAAGGTGACCGGAAGCGGTGCGTCTTCACTGGTTATCGACGGCTTCTACAGCAAGATGTATCGTTATAACAATACCGGGGGAATTGCCAGTAATCCCTTGATTCCCGGGATTGTGATGGAAGATTTACCGGCGGATGCCTTGGTCTTTCTGGGCCACAATGATGCGGGCTTGATGATCAAAGACTGTGGTCGTGCGACCATATTGGCGAAATACAATATGGGTGGGCCCATCCGGATGAGTGGTAGTGATTACGGTAAGACCGGTTTTACCGGCGTGGTGGTCAACCAGTCCGGTTCATTGCACGACTTTTTAAATTACGACATGCTGATCGATGACAACCAGGATCTGGTCGTTGGTGCTTGGTATGAAGAGCAAGGCTATGACCACGTATTGCTCAAGCGGGGGACTGGTACGGCGCCCGGGCGTGTCACGATAGGCGGGATTAAACAACACAGCTACTACGGTAAGGTTCTGGATGTGGATAATTACGAGGGCACCTTCTTTTACTACGGGCAGGCCTTCTCATCACCCTCTGAACCTCACCCGGTCGTTCAAAACGGTTCGAATTCGCTCAATCTGGTTCTGGCGGGCTGCACTTGGGGTACCTATGCCCCGGATCTGGATTTGGATATCGGGGCGAACCTGATCATGTTAGGCAATGTCCAGTCGAACAGCCCGAGCTATACGACGCTGACCGATTACACGCCAACGGGATGGGAGGAGCCGGTTTCGGACGGCTTCGATGATCTGCGCGAACTCGCCTGGTATGACCTCGCGCTTCGCTATGGAATGGGCAACTTTCTGCTCAACTCTTCGGTGGAAAAAGATACCGTGAATCCGAATCCGACGACCGTTTTGGGCGACGAGCCATTGTACTGGGGAGTCGGCGGTGAATCGGCTCTGGGAGCGGGGACGCGTCAGGTTGCGGTGGTCAGCGGAGGCTCGCCCTTCGGGCCCGGCGCTCAAAGTATGCTGTTCACTGATACAACCGCCGATACCTCGGGTTCGCGCTTGGATCTTCGTCAGTATTTCGGGCCATTCGCATTGACTGGGGATGACGGGGCTGTGCTGACTTTTGATTTCAGGCTCAATAGTTCGGCCACCCAGAACGATATCTGGATGCGCGTAATCACCGAAAGCAATCATACCATCTTGTCACTGCACCCGATGAGCAATGGCACGACGGGGCACCTCTATGGCGGGGGCATCTCGCCCTCTCTAGCGCTCGATACCTGGTATCGTGTACAGGTCGTGGTGGATGCGCCTTCGGCCGGGACGGGGTGTGCTACCTTATCTCTCACGCCTTGGGCCGGTACCGGGCCGGGGACGACGTTGACTTACACGATCTCAACCTATGGCAGTCCCTTGAGTTCCGGGTTCAATCGCTTCTACGTCAACCAAGTCAGTCCCGGGCAATCCGCGAGCATGAACCTGGACAATGTCCAGTTGATGATTGGTGATCCGCTCTTGTGA
- a CDS encoding extracellular solute-binding protein — protein sequence MKKLLSKFSPNWIAAFLLLGAFVVSAVRFYTVSRTTSGSGEVSGKVIRVAHWQLEPGFREALQWAMDEYNNLPEVKEAGVSVMQTPIAERVYNQFMNVHLISGTAPDIAVKNSSELIKGNALAKFYAPLGSYTASPNPYNQPEFQVEGLPTKLSTFLSDTKWKDTFFDGLQGGYEETLSDYYAIPICTWGGMRFIYNLRILGEVKDYAANLAAEATQPEWMSGLWRTAANEEGYLPEASALAWLKTDEVPQTLGQFMFYCAAVQAYAADNSDAYLVPIAGSKYSANDIATLYSVEFLSAPWKELSLELGKKSTALEALAAFDRGLWSFDSPFLREMIEFQRLVCQFYPNGFLGLDREQAQRRFVLGQAAILSTGGWDATSIYQGIAERSDPKDRFEVNIAIKPLAVEGERWFEFLDMRSTEADAKGGVPFAINKQSPNFDWALDFLRFLSSHRINEGFSQRAGWLPVIVGAKPPERVAAFMPYNEGIPKTFRMQISESTTPANIRNAWSSNLKLVKTGDLEGEVMFERVKKAIEDPVNGLHKAWIFDLIKAKDQSRANQRSMSVERLNYILGEAAAAKRERASTYLNLIEDEGVHLRRWWHELHPSDPYPEY from the coding sequence ATGAAAAAGTTGTTGTCGAAGTTTAGCCCTAACTGGATTGCCGCATTTTTGCTCTTGGGTGCATTTGTTGTCAGTGCGGTACGATTTTATACGGTTTCCAGGACGACCAGCGGTTCAGGCGAAGTGTCCGGCAAAGTGATTCGTGTGGCGCACTGGCAGCTGGAGCCGGGGTTCCGAGAAGCGTTGCAGTGGGCGATGGACGAGTATAACAATTTGCCGGAGGTCAAAGAGGCAGGGGTGAGTGTGATGCAGACGCCCATCGCAGAGCGTGTCTACAACCAGTTCATGAATGTCCACCTGATCAGCGGGACGGCTCCGGATATCGCGGTGAAGAACTCTTCAGAGCTGATTAAGGGGAATGCATTAGCTAAATTCTATGCTCCCTTGGGATCCTACACCGCTTCTCCGAACCCGTACAATCAGCCGGAATTTCAAGTCGAGGGACTGCCTACCAAGCTTTCCACCTTTCTCTCCGATACAAAATGGAAGGATACATTCTTTGATGGCCTTCAGGGTGGCTATGAAGAGACGCTTAGCGACTACTATGCCATCCCCATCTGTACCTGGGGCGGAATGCGCTTTATCTACAATCTCCGGATACTCGGGGAAGTGAAGGATTACGCTGCGAATCTTGCGGCCGAAGCGACCCAGCCGGAGTGGATGTCAGGATTATGGCGAACCGCAGCAAACGAGGAGGGGTATTTGCCCGAAGCCTCTGCACTGGCATGGCTGAAGACCGATGAAGTGCCTCAGACGCTTGGCCAGTTCATGTTCTACTGCGCGGCGGTCCAGGCCTATGCTGCGGACAATAGCGATGCCTATTTGGTCCCGATTGCCGGTAGTAAATATTCCGCCAACGATATCGCCACACTGTACTCTGTTGAGTTCCTCTCCGCACCATGGAAAGAGCTGAGTCTGGAACTGGGGAAGAAGAGTACGGCGCTTGAAGCGCTGGCTGCATTTGATCGTGGGCTCTGGAGTTTTGACAGCCCGTTCCTCCGTGAAATGATCGAGTTTCAGCGTTTGGTTTGCCAATTTTATCCGAATGGATTTCTAGGGCTTGATCGTGAGCAGGCGCAGCGCCGATTCGTCTTGGGGCAGGCCGCTATCCTGAGTACCGGTGGCTGGGATGCGACCAGTATTTATCAGGGGATCGCGGAACGCTCAGATCCGAAGGATCGGTTTGAAGTCAACATTGCCATCAAGCCTTTAGCGGTTGAAGGCGAGCGTTGGTTTGAATTCCTCGATATGCGCTCGACCGAGGCGGATGCCAAAGGGGGAGTCCCATTTGCGATCAACAAGCAGTCGCCGAATTTTGATTGGGCATTGGATTTCCTTCGTTTTCTATCTTCACACAGGATCAATGAAGGCTTTTCGCAGCGTGCTGGATGGCTCCCGGTGATCGTCGGAGCAAAGCCACCGGAGCGTGTTGCCGCGTTCATGCCCTATAACGAAGGCATCCCCAAAACTTTCAGAATGCAAATTTCCGAAAGCACGACGCCTGCGAATATCCGGAATGCATGGTCGTCGAACCTGAAGCTTGTCAAAACCGGGGATTTGGAGGGCGAAGTCATGTTCGAGCGTGTGAAAAAGGCAATCGAAGATCCGGTCAATGGCCTCCATAAGGCTTGGATCTTTGACTTGATCAAGGCCAAGGATCAATCCCGTGCCAATCAACGTTCCATGTCAGTCGAGCGCTTGAATTACATTTTAGGTGAGGCGGCTGCCGCGAAGCGCGAGCGTGCGAGTACCTACCTGAACTTGATTGAGGACGAAGGAGTGCATTTGAGGCGCTGGTGGCACGAATTGCATCCCTCCGACCCATATCCGGAATATTAA
- a CDS encoding tetratricopeptide repeat protein: MLIPSLSRSRVLAVVAGASLALLSACSNRNAFSDLPLDEQVGAGVEFLRVFNFDSAYKVLSVVQPELPQDDSNWTLATYSLGLAAWHKTPPGDTALEEARTLFELVVAVSPSSELAASALLDLGRMAEISDYLGDPTDVPLAQDYYKRVLDEYPGTEMSTRAALFLAQCMAQSFEPEQILEAIVVLDAALSRQPDSPWASTILQYKAQLYAFYLNDYPASLKPYEEAMELGFPRSSEGDLSLWQLGLLAEEGGDDLLAARAYTRLVRDFPRSTYGAVARRRVVQIAGAHPELDIPIPELSEIELGR, from the coding sequence ATGTTAATTCCCTCGTTGAGCCGATCCCGCGTGCTGGCTGTTGTTGCCGGGGCAAGCCTCGCTTTGCTCAGTGCTTGTTCGAACCGCAATGCTTTCTCTGACTTGCCTCTGGACGAGCAGGTTGGCGCTGGAGTCGAATTCCTCCGGGTCTTTAATTTCGATTCCGCATATAAGGTTCTGAGCGTGGTTCAGCCCGAATTGCCGCAAGATGATTCAAATTGGACGCTCGCCACCTACAGCTTGGGCTTGGCGGCTTGGCACAAGACGCCTCCGGGAGATACGGCATTGGAAGAGGCGAGGACCCTGTTCGAGTTGGTGGTCGCTGTTTCGCCGAGTTCAGAATTGGCTGCCAGTGCGTTACTGGACTTGGGGCGGATGGCAGAGATCTCGGACTACCTCGGAGATCCCACGGACGTGCCCTTGGCCCAAGACTATTACAAGCGGGTATTGGACGAGTACCCGGGGACGGAGATGTCCACGCGCGCAGCACTGTTTCTTGCTCAGTGTATGGCTCAGAGTTTTGAGCCGGAGCAGATTCTCGAGGCCATCGTGGTATTGGATGCCGCTCTTTCCCGTCAGCCGGATTCGCCCTGGGCGAGTACCATTTTGCAATATAAGGCGCAACTTTACGCTTTTTACCTCAATGATTATCCAGCCTCCTTGAAACCATACGAGGAAGCCATGGAGCTGGGCTTTCCCCGGTCGTCGGAGGGGGATCTCTCGCTCTGGCAACTCGGCTTGCTAGCGGAGGAGGGTGGAGACGATTTGCTGGCAGCCAGGGCCTATACCCGGCTGGTTCGAGATTTTCCCCGCAGCACGTACGGGGCTGTCGCGAGGAGGCGCGTGGTGCAAATAGCAGGAGCACACCCGGAGCTCGATATCCCCATACCTGAGTTGTCTGAAATCGAGCTCGGCCGCTAA
- a CDS encoding FAD-dependent oxidoreductase, whose protein sequence is MNYDDQFDVIVMGGGPSGSHTALAAARAGRKVLLVEKHGFLGGSLTAMGVGPMMSFHNPAGTQVVAGQAEELIQRLIAKDASPGHIPDSVTYCSTVTPFDSEALKIELESMIVEAGGVILYHTHFAGAETDSSGQRATSVTLCNKSGLQTYRAEIFIDCTGDGDLCAALGAPFAKGRPEDQAMQPMTMNLKIGNVDMDAVRQDVFDRPDDFEFDMGVEEGLRRLRITPRVSLKAYTHTWKAAQERGEVNVPREFVLFFETATPGVVIVNTSRIQGLDGTNPYHLSLAEMEGRRQNLEIFQFLKTHCRGFENAIRMDSASQIGIRETRRVEGLYTLTAADVLDETQFPDPIALGGYPIDIHSPDKVETNSNHLGENTRYQIPMRSMLLAKPENLIVAGRCISATHEAMAAFRVSPIAMVIGQAAGVMAVEALEQGVPANQVDYEGVRTRLFAGGALLPDCPCATAN, encoded by the coding sequence ATGAATTACGACGATCAGTTCGATGTGATTGTGATGGGGGGCGGGCCTTCCGGTTCACACACGGCTCTGGCAGCAGCCCGCGCCGGGCGAAAAGTGCTTTTGGTGGAGAAGCATGGTTTTCTCGGTGGTTCACTCACCGCGATGGGCGTCGGGCCGATGATGAGCTTTCACAACCCTGCCGGCACTCAGGTCGTGGCGGGGCAGGCGGAAGAATTGATTCAGCGACTGATTGCGAAGGATGCCAGCCCCGGGCACATTCCCGATAGTGTGACCTACTGCAGCACAGTGACCCCATTCGATAGCGAGGCCCTGAAAATCGAACTGGAGTCGATGATTGTGGAGGCTGGAGGTGTGATTCTGTATCACACGCACTTTGCGGGTGCGGAGACCGATTCGAGTGGGCAGCGGGCGACCTCTGTGACCTTGTGCAATAAATCCGGGCTACAGACTTACCGGGCGGAGATCTTTATTGATTGCACGGGCGACGGCGATCTCTGTGCGGCACTCGGTGCTCCCTTTGCCAAAGGTCGTCCGGAGGATCAGGCGATGCAGCCGATGACGATGAATTTGAAAATCGGCAACGTCGACATGGACGCCGTCCGTCAGGATGTCTTTGACCGTCCGGACGATTTCGAATTCGACATGGGGGTGGAAGAGGGCTTGAGGCGTTTACGCATCACCCCGCGGGTGAGTTTAAAAGCGTATACGCACACCTGGAAAGCGGCTCAGGAGCGTGGCGAGGTGAATGTGCCGCGGGAGTTCGTGCTCTTCTTTGAAACCGCCACCCCGGGAGTCGTCATCGTGAACACCTCACGTATTCAGGGATTGGATGGCACCAATCCTTATCACCTGAGTCTGGCGGAGATGGAAGGACGCCGGCAGAACTTGGAAATCTTCCAGTTCCTCAAAACGCACTGTCGAGGATTTGAGAACGCGATCCGTATGGACAGTGCCTCGCAAATCGGAATTCGTGAAACACGCCGGGTCGAGGGGCTCTATACGTTGACGGCGGCGGATGTTTTGGATGAGACGCAGTTCCCGGACCCGATTGCCCTGGGGGGCTATCCCATCGATATTCACTCGCCGGATAAGGTCGAAACGAATTCGAATCATTTGGGTGAAAACACGCGCTATCAGATACCGATGCGTTCCATGCTCTTGGCTAAGCCGGAGAATTTGATTGTGGCGGGCCGTTGTATCAGCGCGACGCATGAGGCTATGGCCGCTTTTCGTGTCAGCCCGATCGCGATGGTGATTGGACAAGCTGCCGGTGTGATGGCTGTCGAGGCATTGGAGCAAGGCGTGCCAGCCAATCAGGTCGATTACGAAGGGGTGCGCACAAGATTATTTGCGGGTGGGGCGTTGCTTCCGGACTGCCCCTGCGCGACGGCGAATTAA
- a CDS encoding carbohydrate ABC transporter permease: MSSNTDLSPNPATDAHAKGKLRAKLFQKSKLFLALYLLVLPTTLSLLVFSYYPKFDVFLMSFFRWQPPTVKEFIGLRNFKEAFADPMFWQSFKLVGILLIANLFKLWPGILAAIALNRVKSDRLRYFIQVCFVIPMIIPGMVFLLIWKNFYDPDFGLVNRFLNLTGGMQLLDWMDAAMPQLSSALSPIQASAINPVFGGIGGLIILGAYILAAGKRKVHDASRWGDYVVLLAGSLILPVGAAFFGLQSAPTEGKVFMTGLIALVWMFACARRLGSSWIAWPFLLLGGIGVFWADLWRLPVALGIAFTIGEILRAKMDDYKAKPYFSALGGLCIAVGVVFIFLGNIWTEPTGQFVNGTPAWLGNKDLVIPAILFWGFPWVGTVGVLIYLSGLQNISQDVYEAAKLDGVSPLGMIFKIELPLIMTQVRINLIFMTISTLTMYEIFLILLGPDGGPGGKGMVPGLYMFSAAFSEGRFGYACGLGMVLFVIILLLTIVYQKYVKVEK; encoded by the coding sequence ATGTCTTCCAACACTGATTTATCCCCGAATCCGGCGACGGATGCCCACGCGAAGGGCAAACTGCGTGCGAAACTCTTTCAAAAGAGTAAGCTGTTTCTCGCCCTGTATCTGCTGGTTTTGCCGACGACCTTGTCCCTGCTGGTCTTCAGTTATTATCCGAAGTTCGACGTCTTCCTCATGTCTTTCTTTCGCTGGCAACCGCCGACGGTGAAAGAGTTTATCGGACTTCGTAATTTCAAGGAGGCCTTTGCCGATCCGATGTTCTGGCAAAGCTTCAAACTCGTGGGGATACTCCTCATCGCGAACCTGTTCAAACTTTGGCCGGGAATTCTGGCTGCGATTGCGCTGAACCGGGTGAAGAGTGACCGTTTGCGCTATTTCATCCAAGTCTGCTTTGTCATCCCGATGATTATTCCGGGGATGGTATTCCTGTTGATCTGGAAAAATTTCTACGACCCGGATTTCGGACTGGTCAACCGTTTCCTTAACCTGACCGGCGGCATGCAACTGTTGGACTGGATGGATGCCGCGATGCCACAGCTTTCGAGTGCATTGTCACCGATTCAAGCATCGGCCATCAATCCGGTCTTCGGAGGAATTGGAGGCTTGATCATTCTTGGAGCCTACATCCTGGCAGCCGGGAAACGCAAGGTGCACGATGCCAGTCGCTGGGGGGACTACGTCGTACTACTGGCCGGTTCGCTGATATTGCCGGTCGGGGCGGCCTTCTTCGGACTGCAAAGCGCGCCGACCGAAGGCAAGGTCTTCATGACCGGTTTGATTGCCTTGGTTTGGATGTTTGCCTGTGCCCGTCGACTGGGGAGCAGCTGGATTGCCTGGCCTTTCCTTCTGCTTGGGGGGATCGGTGTGTTCTGGGCGGATCTCTGGCGCTTGCCGGTGGCACTTGGTATCGCTTTCACCATTGGGGAGATCCTGCGAGCCAAGATGGACGACTATAAGGCTAAGCCTTACTTCTCTGCATTGGGAGGCCTTTGCATCGCGGTGGGAGTTGTCTTCATCTTCCTGGGGAATATCTGGACCGAGCCGACCGGCCAGTTCGTCAACGGCACACCTGCCTGGCTGGGCAACAAAGATCTGGTCATCCCCGCGATTCTCTTCTGGGGCTTTCCCTGGGTCGGCACAGTCGGGGTACTCATCTACCTCTCCGGCCTGCAAAATATTTCACAGGATGTGTACGAGGCTGCCAAGCTCGACGGTGTCAGTCCGCTCGGAATGATCTTCAAAATCGAGCTCCCGTTGATTATGACCCAGGTGCGGATCAATCTGATCTTTATGACGATCAGTACTTTGACCATGTATGAGATCTTCCTGATCCTGCTCGGTCCCGATGGTGGCCCCGGCGGTAAGGGGATGGTGCCCGGGCTCTATATGTTTAGTGCCGCTTTCAGCGAAGGGCGTTTCGGTTATGCCTGCGGTTTAGGCATGGTGCTTTTCGTCATCATCCTGCTCCTGACCATCGTCTATCAAAAATACGTTAAGGTGGAGAAGTAA
- a CDS encoding GntR family transcriptional regulator — protein MSKISSSPRNKQPFVISELTRMARSYGPGMKLPTAQQLASKLGVTLTTLDRSLAKLEAKGVIHRRQGSGIYVSSHLLEKRVGLIFGRNIFQLGSSAFYLLLLQHCEKRAEAGNEQFSFYLSPRSQETEFETDTFNPELADSLKQGKLDGLLICELNNPQYEQWLANQNIPAVALAPSSYFPTVGIDTNYLIDECVGTLASRGCQTIGLLGILTRHCKMFTNAAEKHGLKVIEEAVLHPEDESEPPFDSHEPLGREWMRRCIERCGGKKHLPDALVITDDILARGACLHMKETNIRPGKDIQVASHANQGSLVLEYWQDNLILAEVNPADFVDLMFTQLESLMLGGKPPAAKLLIKPAIRT, from the coding sequence ATGTCAAAAATCAGCAGCTCACCCCGCAACAAACAGCCATTCGTCATCAGCGAACTCACCCGCATGGCCCGCAGCTACGGTCCGGGGATGAAGCTCCCCACGGCGCAACAGCTTGCCAGCAAGCTGGGCGTCACCCTGACCACCCTCGACCGCTCCCTCGCCAAACTGGAGGCGAAAGGGGTCATACATCGTCGACAGGGCAGCGGCATCTATGTCTCAAGCCACCTGCTGGAAAAACGCGTGGGCCTGATTTTCGGACGCAACATTTTCCAACTGGGATCATCCGCCTTTTACCTTCTCCTCCTGCAGCACTGCGAAAAACGTGCCGAAGCCGGCAACGAACAATTCTCATTTTACCTCAGCCCACGCAGCCAGGAAACAGAATTCGAAACGGATACCTTTAATCCGGAACTCGCCGACTCTCTGAAGCAAGGAAAACTGGACGGCCTACTCATTTGCGAGCTCAACAATCCGCAATACGAGCAATGGCTTGCCAATCAAAATATCCCTGCTGTTGCACTCGCCCCATCGTCGTATTTCCCAACCGTCGGCATCGATACCAACTATCTCATAGATGAATGCGTCGGCACGCTGGCTTCACGCGGTTGCCAAACCATCGGCTTGCTGGGCATTTTAACCCGCCACTGCAAAATGTTCACCAACGCAGCCGAAAAGCATGGCCTGAAAGTCATCGAAGAGGCCGTGCTTCATCCGGAAGATGAATCCGAGCCCCCCTTTGATAGCCACGAACCACTCGGCCGCGAATGGATGCGCCGCTGCATCGAACGCTGCGGGGGCAAGAAGCACTTGCCCGATGCCTTGGTGATCACTGACGATATTCTCGCCCGCGGTGCCTGCCTCCACATGAAGGAAACCAACATCCGGCCGGGAAAGGACATCCAAGTCGCAAGCCACGCCAATCAAGGCTCCCTGGTGCTCGAGTACTGGCAAGACAACCTGATTCTGGCCGAAGTGAATCCCGCCGACTTCGTCGACCTCATGTTCACCCAACTGGAATCCCTGATGCTCGGGGGGAAGCCACCGGCAGCCAAACTCTTAATTAAGCCAGCCATACGCACTTAG